Proteins encoded in a region of the Enterococcus gilvus ATCC BAA-350 genome:
- a CDS encoding 6-phospho-beta-glucosidase, whose product MSIFKENFLWGGAVAAHQLEGGWQDGGKGVSVADVMTVGAHGVPRRITNGVLEGENYPNHEAIDFYGRYKEDVKLFAELGLKCFRTSIAWTRIFPKGDEAEPNEAGLQFYDDLFDECLKYGIEPVITLSHFEMPYHLVTEYGGWKNRKMIDFFARFSEVCFTRYKDKVTYWMTFNEINNQTNYYEDFAPFTNSGLKFDAEDDREKIMYQAAHYELVASAKAIEIGHQINPNFEIGCMIAMVPIYPYSCSPSDMMAATVAMQRRYWFTDVHCKGRYPSYMKAYFDRKQFDLDITTEDEVQLTKGTVDYIGFSYYMSFAVKDHDKGPAYDYDEAHDLVENPYVKASEWGWQIDPTGLRYAMNWFNDRYELPLFIVENGFGAVDEIGDDGEIHDEYRIDYLREHIEAMQEAVIYDGIDLMGYTPWGFIDLVSAGTGEMKKRYGFIYVDKNNEGQGTLERSKKDSFYWFQNVIASNGEKL is encoded by the coding sequence ATGAGTATTTTTAAAGAGAACTTTTTATGGGGCGGCGCAGTTGCCGCCCATCAATTAGAAGGCGGATGGCAAGATGGCGGAAAGGGCGTCAGTGTAGCTGATGTGATGACCGTCGGTGCCCATGGCGTTCCGCGCCGCATTACAAACGGAGTGCTAGAAGGAGAAAATTACCCCAATCATGAGGCCATTGATTTTTACGGCCGTTATAAAGAAGACGTAAAATTATTTGCTGAGCTGGGCTTGAAATGTTTTCGTACATCCATCGCTTGGACGCGTATCTTCCCCAAGGGTGACGAAGCAGAGCCGAACGAAGCAGGGCTGCAGTTTTACGATGACCTCTTCGATGAATGTCTAAAATATGGGATCGAACCCGTGATCACCTTGTCGCATTTTGAGATGCCTTATCATTTAGTGACCGAATATGGCGGTTGGAAAAATCGGAAAATGATCGACTTCTTCGCCCGTTTTTCAGAAGTCTGCTTCACTCGCTATAAAGACAAAGTGACGTACTGGATGACCTTCAATGAGATCAATAACCAAACGAACTACTACGAAGATTTTGCCCCATTCACGAATTCCGGTCTAAAATTTGACGCGGAAGATGATCGGGAAAAAATCATGTACCAAGCGGCACATTATGAGCTGGTGGCAAGTGCCAAAGCGATCGAGATCGGACACCAGATCAATCCAAACTTTGAGATCGGCTGTATGATCGCCATGGTACCGATCTATCCCTATTCGTGCAGTCCATCAGATATGATGGCGGCGACAGTGGCGATGCAGCGTCGGTACTGGTTCACAGATGTTCATTGCAAAGGGCGCTATCCGAGTTATATGAAGGCGTACTTTGATCGAAAACAATTCGACTTAGATATTACGACAGAAGATGAAGTGCAATTGACGAAAGGGACTGTTGATTACATCGGGTTCAGCTACTATATGTCTTTTGCTGTGAAGGATCATGACAAAGGACCTGCGTACGATTATGACGAAGCGCATGATTTAGTAGAAAATCCTTACGTCAAAGCATCAGAATGGGGCTGGCAAATCGATCCTACAGGGCTGCGATATGCCATGAATTGGTTCAATGATCGGTACGAGCTGCCGCTATTCATCGTTGAGAACGGCTTCGGGGCAGTAGATGAGATCGGTGACGACGGTGAGATCCACGACGAGTATCGAATCGATTATTTACGGGAGCACATTGAAGCCATGCAAGAAGCAGTCATCTATGACGGCATCGATTTGATGGGGTATACACCGTGGGGCTTTATTGATTTGGTATCTGCCGGGACGGGTGAAATGAAAAAACGGTACGGCTTCATTTATGTCGATAAAAACAATGAGGGTCAAGGGACATTGGAACGTAGTAAAAAGGATTCGTTTTATTGGTTCCAAAACGTGATCGCCAGCAATGGCGAAAAGCTTTAG
- a CDS encoding PTS sugar transporter subunit IIB, which produces MSEKTIMLICNAGMSTSMLVTKMQKAAETQGLDVDIFAIAAAEATNKLEQRKIDTVLLGPQVRFMQKQFEEKLTPLGIPVEVINMTDYGMMNGEKVLNQAVSMINS; this is translated from the coding sequence ATGAGTGAAAAAACGATTATGTTGATCTGCAACGCTGGAATGAGTACCAGCATGTTAGTGACGAAGATGCAAAAAGCCGCAGAAACGCAAGGACTGGACGTAGATATTTTTGCGATCGCTGCCGCAGAGGCGACAAATAAGCTGGAACAAAGAAAAATCGACACCGTCTTATTGGGGCCGCAAGTCCGCTTCATGCAAAAGCAATTTGAAGAAAAGCTGACACCTCTGGGGATTCCGGTAGAGGTCATCAATATGACTGATTATGGAATGATGAATGGTGAAAAGGTACTGAATCAAGCGGTCAGTATGATCAACAGCTAG
- a CDS encoding PTS lactose/cellobiose transporter subunit IIA codes for MEQENLEAVMGLIIHGGNAKSNAMEAIQEAKDGDFQLADEKIKQAEESLVEAHHSQTGLLTKEAQGEHLDLNLLTVHSQDHLMTSIAFTDLAKEIIDVYRKISA; via the coding sequence ATGGAACAAGAAAATTTAGAAGCAGTCATGGGATTGATCATTCATGGCGGCAATGCCAAAAGCAATGCGATGGAAGCCATCCAAGAAGCAAAGGATGGGGATTTCCAATTAGCCGATGAAAAAATCAAACAAGCAGAGGAATCACTTGTCGAAGCGCATCACTCACAAACAGGATTGTTAACAAAAGAAGCGCAAGGCGAACACCTCGACCTGAACCTCCTGACTGTCCACAGTCAAGACCATCTGATGACCTCCATTGCCTTTACCGACCTGGCAAAAGAAATCATCGATGTCTACAGAAAAATAAGTGCATAA
- a CDS encoding DsrE family protein — MNVVFHIDDLEKWAETASNVKNLLKEPYKIAIIVLVNGKAINGYLSPENQAFIATEGVTFHACNNAMRANKITKEQLPDNVVVVPAGVLDLIELQAKGYAYIKP, encoded by the coding sequence ATGAACGTCGTATTCCATATTGATGACTTAGAAAAATGGGCTGAAACAGCCAGCAATGTTAAAAACTTATTGAAAGAACCCTATAAAATCGCTATCATTGTTTTAGTAAATGGAAAAGCAATCAACGGGTATCTCTCACCGGAAAATCAAGCATTTATCGCCACGGAAGGCGTGACCTTCCATGCCTGCAACAACGCAATGCGTGCCAATAAGATCACGAAGGAACAGCTACCAGACAATGTCGTCGTCGTTCCTGCAGGTGTATTGGATTTGATCGAACTGCAAGCAAAGGGCTATGCCTATATCAAACCGTAA
- a CDS encoding metal-sensitive transcriptional regulator, whose product MEIEDKKILNRLKRTEGQIRGVQKMIDDEKECMDIITQLSAVRSSIDRVMGMIVAENLKNCFENPDNNPEEQAQKLEQAINMIIKK is encoded by the coding sequence GTGGAGATTGAAGACAAAAAGATTCTCAACCGTTTAAAACGAACGGAAGGGCAGATTCGCGGAGTGCAGAAAATGATCGATGATGAGAAGGAATGTATGGATATCATCACTCAATTGAGCGCGGTACGCTCAAGCATTGATCGCGTGATGGGGATGATCGTAGCCGAAAATCTAAAGAACTGTTTTGAAAATCCTGACAATAACCCTGAAGAACAGGCACAAAAATTAGAGCAAGCAATCAACATGATTATTAAGAAATAA
- a CDS encoding rhodanese-like domain-containing protein, with product MFQLFKRIPTISTQELAERMDQSLSLLDVRTAEEYRRGHIAKAKNYPLNKIDRYQGKEKEVYVICQSGMRSKQAAKVLLKKGYNVTNVQGGMNRWQGATRGGK from the coding sequence ATGTTTCAGCTATTTAAACGAATCCCGACCATTTCAACGCAGGAGCTGGCTGAAAGAATGGATCAATCCCTCTCTTTGCTTGATGTTCGTACAGCAGAGGAATACCGTAGAGGGCATATTGCAAAGGCGAAAAATTATCCATTGAATAAGATCGATCGTTACCAGGGGAAAGAAAAGGAAGTGTATGTCATTTGCCAATCTGGCATGCGCAGCAAGCAAGCAGCCAAGGTGTTACTGAAAAAAGGGTATAACGTAACGAATGTTCAAGGCGGAATGAATCGTTGGCAAGGTGCCACTAGAGGAGGAAAATAG
- a CDS encoding FAD-dependent oxidoreductase, translating into MKIIIVGGVAGGMSAATRLRRLMEDAEILVLEKGPFVSFANCGLPYYVSGEIADREALLVQTPESLSARFNLDVRPFHEVTAISPEKKTVTIKNEQGTFEETYDKLILSPGAKPLIPEMAGVAEATNVYSLRNVPDLDQIMAALAKKPATATVIGAGFIGLEMAENLSSRGIKVTVVEKAPHVLPPLDEEMAAFVQNELIRNDVRFITGESAQSFTEQGQKIVLTNGEVLQSDMTILSVGVRPESSLAKDAGIKIGLGGGIMVDETYQTSVSDIYAVGDAIVVKQQISEEDALIALASPANRQGRQVADVIACLKRSNRGSIGTAIVRVFDLAAASTGLSERTVKQSGLDYQVVHVSGKDHASYYPGASELTLKLVFEPKTGKLYGAQGVGGKGIDKRIDILATAIKGGLTIFDLPELEFTYAPPFGSAKDPVNMLGYAAINLSEGISDSIQWSQLKEAQEKGYQLLDVRNPEELANGRFPDALSIPLNQLRDRVSELDPTKAYIVSCHSGLRSYVAERLLKQKGFKVKNLDGAFALYKTVRPEELLYD; encoded by the coding sequence ATGAAAATTATCATTGTAGGTGGCGTGGCAGGCGGTATGTCCGCGGCAACGCGTCTGCGTCGCTTAATGGAGGATGCGGAGATCCTCGTTCTGGAAAAGGGGCCGTTTGTCTCGTTTGCCAATTGTGGATTGCCTTATTATGTTTCTGGTGAAATCGCTGATCGAGAAGCGTTATTGGTCCAGACACCGGAATCCTTAAGTGCCCGCTTCAACCTAGATGTTCGTCCGTTTCATGAAGTCACAGCTATTTCTCCCGAAAAGAAGACCGTAACGATCAAAAATGAGCAAGGTACTTTTGAAGAGACCTATGACAAGCTGATCCTATCCCCAGGAGCAAAACCGTTGATCCCAGAAATGGCAGGAGTAGCGGAAGCAACCAATGTGTATAGTTTGCGCAATGTGCCTGACTTAGACCAAATCATGGCCGCTTTAGCGAAGAAGCCGGCGACAGCTACAGTGATCGGAGCTGGATTTATTGGGCTGGAAATGGCAGAAAATTTGAGTTCACGGGGTATAAAGGTGACGGTGGTTGAAAAAGCCCCCCATGTTTTACCACCATTAGACGAAGAAATGGCCGCCTTTGTCCAGAACGAACTGATTCGTAACGACGTTCGCTTCATCACTGGAGAATCGGCGCAATCTTTCACTGAACAGGGACAAAAAATAGTTTTAACAAACGGAGAAGTGTTACAGTCAGATATGACGATTCTTTCAGTAGGTGTACGCCCTGAAAGCAGTCTAGCCAAAGACGCGGGCATAAAAATCGGTTTAGGTGGCGGCATCATGGTAGATGAAACCTATCAAACCAGTGTATCGGATATTTACGCAGTCGGTGACGCCATCGTAGTGAAGCAGCAGATCAGCGAAGAGGATGCACTGATCGCGCTAGCTTCTCCAGCAAATCGTCAAGGCCGGCAAGTGGCGGATGTTATTGCCTGCTTGAAGCGAAGCAACCGCGGGAGTATCGGTACAGCAATCGTGCGTGTGTTTGACCTTGCGGCAGCCTCAACCGGTCTGAGTGAACGAACCGTTAAACAGTCGGGATTAGACTATCAAGTGGTCCATGTTTCTGGAAAGGATCATGCGAGTTATTACCCAGGTGCCAGCGAGTTAACCTTAAAACTGGTGTTTGAACCAAAAACGGGGAAACTATATGGCGCACAAGGAGTCGGCGGGAAAGGCATCGACAAGCGTATCGACATTTTAGCTACAGCTATTAAAGGTGGATTGACGATTTTCGATTTGCCGGAATTAGAATTCACCTATGCCCCGCCGTTTGGTTCTGCGAAAGATCCTGTAAACATGTTAGGGTACGCGGCAATCAACCTGTCTGAAGGCATCAGTGATTCGATCCAATGGTCTCAATTGAAGGAAGCGCAGGAAAAGGGCTATCAGCTATTAGATGTTCGAAATCCTGAAGAATTAGCCAATGGCCGCTTTCCCGATGCGCTTTCGATTCCTTTGAATCAATTAAGAGACAGAGTTTCTGAATTAGATCCAACCAAGGCGTACATCGTCAGCTGCCACAGCGGGCTGCGAAGCTATGTGGCTGAACGCTTGCTCAAGCAAAAAGGATTCAAAGTAAAAAATTTGGATGGCGCGTTTGCGCTGTATAAAACGGTAAGACCGGAGGAATTACTTTATGACTAG
- a CDS encoding rhodanese-like domain-containing protein, whose translation MTSSIAMKDFYPLAQQEEIAILDVRESYEYEMGHVPKAKNVPLSQLANAMKTLDPEKKYYLICQSGARSENACGLLSNQGYNVTNVLGGTSAWPDELTR comes from the coding sequence ATGACTAGTTCAATCGCAATGAAGGATTTTTACCCACTCGCACAACAAGAAGAAATCGCGATCCTTGATGTTCGTGAGTCGTATGAATATGAAATGGGGCACGTCCCCAAAGCAAAAAACGTTCCATTAAGTCAGCTAGCGAATGCAATGAAAACACTTGATCCAGAAAAAAAGTATTACCTCATTTGCCAATCAGGAGCGCGCTCAGAAAACGCGTGCGGCCTGTTAAGCAATCAGGGCTACAACGTGACAAATGTTTTAGGCGGCACTTCAGCCTGGCCAGATGAATTGACACGATGA
- the deoC gene encoding deoxyribose-phosphate aldolase, giving the protein MIGLKKLANMVDHTLLKADATKEGFERLCREADEYGFKMVAINSYPVAMCRDFLKDSDVHVGAAIGFPLGQTTIETKVFEVQDAIKNGADEIDYVINIGKLKEGDNAYIREEMKAIVNASREGKILSKVILETCYLTNEEKITVCEIAKEIKPDFVKTSTGFGTNGATVEDVALMKKVVGDEVKVKAAGGIRDLDTALKMVEAGAERLGTSSGIKIVEEYKQSIKE; this is encoded by the coding sequence ATGATTGGATTAAAGAAATTAGCAAATATGGTGGATCACACATTATTAAAAGCGGATGCAACTAAAGAAGGGTTTGAGAGATTGTGTAGAGAAGCGGATGAATATGGGTTCAAAATGGTAGCGATCAACTCTTATCCAGTTGCGATGTGTCGGGATTTTTTGAAGGATAGTGACGTTCATGTAGGGGCGGCGATCGGATTTCCATTAGGGCAAACGACGATTGAAACGAAAGTATTTGAGGTGCAGGATGCCATTAAAAATGGGGCAGACGAAATTGATTACGTGATCAATATCGGCAAATTAAAGGAAGGTGATAATGCGTATATTCGTGAAGAAATGAAAGCAATCGTAAATGCTTCCCGTGAAGGCAAGATCCTTAGCAAAGTCATTCTAGAAACATGCTATTTAACAAATGAAGAAAAAATCACTGTTTGTGAAATCGCTAAGGAAATCAAACCTGATTTTGTAAAAACATCCACAGGATTCGGTACAAACGGCGCTACAGTGGAAGATGTCGCACTCATGAAAAAGGTTGTTGGAGATGAGGTAAAGGTAAAGGCTGCTGGAGGGATTCGTGATTTAGACACCGCGCTAAAAATGGTAGAAGCTGGGGCAGAACGATTAGGAACAAGTTCGGGTATCAAAATTGTGGAAGAGTATAAACAATCGATAAAGGAGTAA
- a CDS encoding PTS sugar transporter subunit IIA: protein MTEIRDVLKAAFINFDLKAIEKQAAIIELASAFVSEGVVENENVYLDAVMKREEESTTGIGFGVAIPHGKSAAVTVPALAFGRSHEGIQYDSMDGKPVHLMFLIAVPETSNDDHLRILSKLSRKLMHEDVRQKLMTATNVEEIYQIFE from the coding sequence ATGACAGAAATTCGCGATGTATTGAAAGCAGCATTCATAAATTTTGATTTAAAAGCGATTGAAAAACAGGCAGCGATCATTGAACTTGCGAGCGCGTTCGTTTCAGAAGGTGTTGTTGAAAATGAGAACGTTTACTTGGATGCTGTAATGAAGAGAGAAGAAGAAAGTACCACCGGGATCGGCTTTGGGGTGGCGATCCCTCACGGAAAGAGTGCTGCTGTAACCGTTCCAGCGCTGGCATTTGGACGGAGTCATGAAGGGATTCAGTACGATTCGATGGATGGCAAGCCAGTCCATCTGATGTTCTTGATCGCCGTACCTGAAACGTCAAATGACGATCACCTGAGAATTTTAAGCAAACTCTCCCGTAAACTAATGCATGAGGATGTCCGTCAAAAGCTGATGACTGCCACAAATGTAGAAGAAATCTATCAGATTTTTGAATAG
- a CDS encoding PTS fructose transporter subunit IIC — MKIVGITSCSTGIAHTYMAAENLEIAAKKRAIEIKVETQGSIGAENVLTAQEIAEADAVIIAASTSVNKDRFNGKRLLEVDVTEAIDHPDDLFDRAPNAAIYSTSAEVKSEAKSEKSGIYSHLMTGVSYMIPFVVAGGICIALAFAFGGINAEGDLAAAINELGGIAMGLMWPILGGYVAFSIADRPGLVPGMVAGMIASSMNAGFLGALLGGFLAGYTVFGLKKVLKLPPAFSGLLPVLILPVVSVLVVGLVMKFIVGIPITALNEGITNWLNSLSGMNSVLLGLLLGGMMAIDLAGPIGKAAYFFGVASLTNLGVGETSMVMAAVMVSGMVPPLAMALSSTVLGKNLYSKEEREAGKSAWVLGLSFISEGAIPFAAADPIRVLASVTVGSAITGALSMIFKCGIAVPHGGFFVFLIPGAVENVLLYIVALAIGTAISGFLVTTVKVFSQKKQAAKE, encoded by the coding sequence ATGAAAATTGTTGGGATAACATCGTGCTCGACCGGGATCGCGCACACCTATATGGCAGCAGAAAATTTAGAGATCGCGGCTAAGAAAAGAGCTATTGAGATTAAGGTGGAGACGCAGGGATCGATCGGAGCAGAAAATGTTTTGACCGCACAAGAAATTGCAGAGGCAGATGCTGTGATCATTGCGGCCAGTACATCAGTTAACAAGGATCGCTTCAATGGGAAGCGTTTGTTGGAAGTCGACGTGACAGAAGCCATTGATCATCCAGATGATCTTTTCGATCGTGCGCCTAATGCGGCGATTTATTCGACCTCAGCCGAAGTGAAGTCAGAAGCAAAATCAGAAAAAAGCGGGATTTATAGTCACCTGATGACAGGCGTTTCCTATATGATTCCTTTTGTTGTCGCAGGGGGGATCTGTATCGCATTAGCTTTTGCCTTCGGTGGGATCAATGCTGAAGGAGATCTGGCTGCAGCGATCAATGAGCTTGGCGGTATCGCTATGGGATTGATGTGGCCCATCTTGGGCGGATACGTTGCTTTTTCGATCGCGGATCGACCAGGACTTGTACCAGGGATGGTCGCTGGGATGATCGCCTCTTCCATGAATGCGGGTTTTTTAGGCGCATTATTAGGCGGGTTCCTAGCAGGTTATACCGTATTTGGATTGAAGAAAGTTTTAAAATTACCACCTGCTTTTTCAGGATTATTGCCTGTATTGATCCTTCCAGTCGTATCGGTATTAGTTGTTGGTCTGGTAATGAAATTTATTGTAGGTATTCCGATCACGGCTTTAAATGAAGGAATCACGAATTGGTTGAACAGTTTATCAGGAATGAATTCTGTCTTATTAGGACTTCTTTTAGGTGGGATGATGGCCATCGATCTAGCGGGACCGATTGGGAAAGCCGCATACTTTTTCGGTGTCGCCTCGCTGACGAATTTAGGCGTGGGAGAAACGAGTATGGTGATGGCAGCAGTGATGGTCTCTGGAATGGTTCCACCGTTAGCAATGGCGTTATCTTCAACCGTTTTAGGTAAAAATTTATATAGCAAAGAAGAACGTGAAGCAGGAAAATCTGCTTGGGTCTTGGGATTGTCATTTATTTCTGAAGGCGCGATTCCTTTTGCAGCGGCAGATCCGATCCGTGTATTGGCTTCTGTGACAGTCGGTTCAGCAATTACCGGTGCTCTGTCAATGATCTTTAAGTGCGGGATCGCGGTTCCTCATGGCGGATTTTTCGTTTTCTTGATCCCAGGAGCAGTGGAAAATGTCTTGCTTTATATCGTGGCGTTAGCAATCGGAACAGCAATCAGCGGTTTTTTGGTGACAACAGTAAAAGTATTTTCGCAGAAGAAACAAGCGGCTAAGGAGTAA
- a CDS encoding Gfo/Idh/MocA family oxidoreductase, which translates to MTEWINICLIGTGRAGMIHGKNFARRIENAKLIALCDPSKESLNGAQQELNCQYVYEDYREVMKNPEIHAVVIVTPTSYHKEIALAAAAAKKHILCEKPLAMDETECLEMIQAAEDNQVKLQVGFMRRFDASFQEAKKVVDSGAIGEVVLVKSLTHGPSKPKPWMFDIRQSNGPIGEVNSHDLDTLRWLTGSEVESIYANGGNYRSPEVKDEYPDYYDTVAMNLRFTDGKLGLIDGAQYVQYGYDARTEILGTKGSILVGDQGKHNIVVATSDQQLTQPTMHSWMYLFRDAYMAEDQAFIDCILTDTEPQCTGRDGLMAVRLVNAGLTSLLENRIVEVEKE; encoded by the coding sequence ATGACAGAATGGATAAATATTTGTTTGATAGGTACTGGACGAGCAGGCATGATACACGGAAAAAACTTCGCTCGGCGAATTGAGAATGCTAAATTGATTGCTTTATGTGATCCATCAAAAGAAAGTTTAAACGGTGCTCAACAGGAATTGAACTGCCAATACGTTTATGAAGATTACCGAGAGGTTATGAAAAATCCTGAGATACACGCTGTCGTGATCGTGACTCCGACAAGTTATCATAAGGAGATCGCACTGGCAGCAGCGGCAGCAAAAAAACATATTCTCTGTGAGAAGCCATTGGCGATGGATGAAACAGAATGTTTGGAAATGATTCAAGCGGCAGAGGACAATCAAGTGAAGCTGCAGGTCGGGTTTATGCGTCGCTTCGATGCCAGTTTTCAGGAAGCAAAAAAAGTCGTGGATTCTGGGGCGATCGGGGAGGTCGTTTTAGTGAAATCATTGACCCATGGTCCGAGTAAACCAAAACCATGGATGTTTGATATCCGCCAGAGTAATGGGCCAATCGGGGAAGTAAACAGCCACGACCTGGATACCTTACGCTGGTTAACGGGCAGTGAAGTGGAAAGTATTTACGCCAATGGCGGCAATTACCGTTCGCCGGAAGTGAAAGACGAGTACCCAGACTATTATGATACAGTAGCGATGAATCTACGCTTTACGGACGGAAAATTAGGGTTGATCGACGGCGCGCAATATGTTCAATATGGCTATGACGCACGGACAGAGATTCTTGGAACAAAGGGAAGTATCTTAGTTGGTGATCAGGGAAAACACAATATCGTCGTAGCAACTAGCGACCAGCAGTTGACCCAACCAACGATGCATAGCTGGATGTATTTATTCAGGGATGCATACATGGCGGAGGATCAGGCCTTCATTGATTGTATTCTAACTGACACGGAGCCGCAGTGTACGGGAAGAGACGGATTGATGGCGGTTCGGTTAGTCAATGCAGGATTGACCTCTTTGTTGGAAAATAGAATTGTCGAGGTGGAGAAGGAATGA
- a CDS encoding alcohol dehydrogenase catalytic domain-containing protein yields the protein MKAIQLLGKENIRLNEVEKPTITEKEVLIKVKAASICGTDVRMYKNGYPTASEETPLTLGHEISGDIVEVGAAVNFYEAGMRVAIAPNMGCGICDQCVQGNTHLCETYEAFGINLPGGFAEYLVIPEKAVRQGNISLIPDQLSYEEAALIEPFSCVFNGQEIAGNKPGDTVLIIGSGPIGIMHAMLARARGAGKVMMNDLSEARLADAKKMIPDLVPLTSDNLKEKIVAETNNHGVDLCIIAAPAAQAQEASFQYMAMNGRCLFFGGLPKEKEEVRLNTNILHYKQLGVFGCTRASLMGYRTSAQLVASGRIPLKDLITKRYAIDQFDEALENAKNAIGLKNVIVFKD from the coding sequence ATGAAAGCAATCCAATTATTAGGCAAAGAAAACATTCGATTAAATGAAGTAGAAAAACCAACGATAACCGAAAAAGAAGTTTTGATAAAGGTCAAAGCAGCGTCGATTTGCGGGACCGATGTACGAATGTACAAAAACGGGTATCCTACGGCAAGCGAAGAGACTCCTTTGACTTTGGGACACGAGATCTCAGGGGATATCGTCGAAGTTGGCGCTGCGGTGAATTTTTACGAAGCAGGTATGCGGGTGGCGATCGCACCAAACATGGGCTGCGGGATCTGTGATCAGTGTGTTCAAGGGAATACACATTTATGTGAAACCTATGAAGCTTTTGGTATCAACTTACCTGGTGGGTTCGCTGAATATTTGGTGATACCGGAAAAAGCTGTACGTCAAGGAAATATCTCATTGATACCGGATCAATTGTCTTATGAAGAGGCGGCGTTGATCGAGCCCTTTAGCTGTGTGTTCAATGGGCAGGAAATTGCTGGAAATAAGCCGGGAGATACGGTGTTGATCATTGGATCTGGCCCGATCGGTATCATGCATGCGATGCTGGCACGAGCAAGAGGCGCGGGGAAAGTGATGATGAATGATTTATCGGAAGCGCGTTTAGCGGATGCTAAAAAAATGATCCCCGATCTGGTTCCGTTGACCTCGGACAACTTGAAGGAAAAAATAGTAGCAGAAACGAATAACCATGGGGTGGATCTGTGTATCATCGCGGCCCCCGCTGCACAGGCGCAAGAAGCAAGTTTTCAGTATATGGCAATGAATGGTCGTTGTCTCTTCTTTGGCGGTTTGCCAAAAGAAAAAGAAGAGGTTCGGTTAAACACCAATATTCTCCACTACAAACAATTAGGCGTTTTCGGCTGTACACGGGCAAGTTTGATGGGGTATCGAACGTCGGCGCAGCTAGTTGCTAGCGGAAGGATTCCATTAAAGGACTTAATTACTAAACGCTACGCAATCGATCAATTCGATGAGGCTTTAGAGAATGCCAAGAATGCCATTGGGTTAAAGAATGTGATTGTTTTCAAAGATTAA
- a CDS encoding DeoR/GlpR family DNA-binding transcription regulator: protein MDDQLYAEERKQSIVNLVNEKNRMQVAELAEIFNVTGSTIRNDLRELENEGLVTRTHGGVIKRDFQRSVEIIPKSREFTNEKYQIAERAVRLIEENDILAIDTGTSCRAFAEKLINSPLKRLTILTYDLEIALLLSEKTNYQVQVIGGAIRNGYPYVSGSSVALGLAGFSVDKVILGTTSFDKKYGHSTPNYETAEMKKSLINIGRIKIVLCESSKINQRSFKQFATPDECDYLITDKHMTREQQQDIDELKINLLIV from the coding sequence ATGGATGATCAATTGTATGCAGAAGAAAGAAAGCAGTCTATCGTTAATTTAGTCAATGAGAAAAATCGAATGCAAGTGGCCGAGTTGGCAGAAATTTTTAATGTGACAGGTTCAACGATTCGCAATGATCTGCGTGAACTCGAAAACGAAGGGCTAGTGACGCGTACACATGGCGGGGTAATCAAGCGAGACTTTCAACGCAGCGTCGAGATCATTCCAAAAAGCCGCGAATTTACGAACGAAAAATACCAAATCGCCGAGCGAGCCGTTCGATTGATCGAGGAAAATGACATTTTGGCGATTGATACAGGAACTTCTTGCCGCGCCTTTGCTGAAAAATTGATCAACAGTCCTTTAAAGCGTTTGACCATTTTGACGTATGATCTAGAGATCGCCTTATTATTGAGTGAAAAAACCAATTATCAGGTGCAAGTCATCGGCGGTGCGATTCGCAATGGCTATCCCTATGTTTCTGGAAGCTCTGTAGCACTTGGGTTGGCAGGTTTCTCTGTCGATAAAGTCATTTTAGGGACGACTTCTTTTGATAAAAAGTACGGTCATTCAACACCTAACTATGAGACAGCGGAAATGAAAAAGAGTCTAATCAATATCGGGCGAATAAAAATCGTCCTTTGTGAGTCTAGTAAAATTAATCAGCGGAGCTTCAAACAATTTGCTACGCCAGACGAATGTGATTACTTGATTACGGACAAGCACATGACAAGAGAACAGCAGCAGGACATTGATGAGTTGAAGATCAACTTACTGATCGTATAA